CATTGACATTCGTGACGGTAATGGTGAGCAGTTGCGCGGTACTCAGCCCCCCAGCATCCGTAACAGTTACTTCAACGGCATAGGTATTGTTGCTTCCATCATCAAGGGGAGTTTCAAAATCAGGGGCGTTGAGGAAGGATAGGGCACCGGTTGTGGCATTGATGTCAAAGAAGGCTTGGTCATCGCCGCCGCTGAGGCTGTAGGAAAGTCCATTGCCTTCACTGTTGGTATCGTCAG
Above is a genomic segment from Leptolyngbya sp. CCY15150 containing:
- a CDS encoding cadherin repeat domain-containing protein — protein: DDTNSEGNGLSYSLSGGDDQAFFDINATTGALSFLNAPDFETPLDDGSNNTYAVEVTVTDAGGLSTAQLLTITVTNVN